In Macadamia integrifolia cultivar HAES 741 chromosome 13, SCU_Mint_v3, whole genome shotgun sequence, one DNA window encodes the following:
- the LOC122060075 gene encoding protein LEAD-SENSITIVE 1-like, translating to MDAGIYVGNDKVIHFTRGQGQEVGTGTVLDALLLSSLPARYQLCSTCFTCPQLAEGDGVVSSCLDCFLAGGVLYHFEYGVNPVLFLAKARGGTCTTAVSDPDDIVVDRATYLLNNGFRSYNVFESNCEDFAIYCKTSLLVVEQGAIGHSGQATSIIGGSVSAILATPLCLLTTNVYGIVATGIGLYCRIRYATDIGMRKEVEKVAVEDLSKFLPRK from the coding sequence ATGGATGCAGGCATCTATGTTGGAAATGATAAGGTAATCCATTTCACCAGAGGACAAGGTCAAGAAGTCGGGACTGGAACTGTGCTGGATGCGCTTCTATTAAGCTCCTTACCAGCCCGATATCAGCTCTGCTCCACCTGCTTCACTTGCCCACAACTAGCAGAAGGTGATGGAGTCGTCTCTTCCTGTCTAGATTGTTTTCTCGCTGGTGGGGTCCTGTACCATTTCGAGTATGGTGTCAATCCTGTTCTCTTTCTAGCAAAAGCACGGGGTGGAACATGCACCACTGCTGTCTCAGACCCAGATGATATTGTAGTCGACCGAGCAACCTACCTGCTTAACAATGGCTTTCGGAGTTATAATGTTTTCGAGAGCAACTGTGAAGATTTTGCAATTTACTGTAAGACCAGTCTGCTTGTTGTTGAACAAGGAGCAATTGGCCATAGTGGTCAAGCAACATCAATAATAGGTGGGTCTGTCTCTGCCATCTTGGCAACACCATTGTGCCTTCTTACCACCAATGTGTATGGGATAGTAGCAACAGGGATTGGGCTCTACTGTCGAATCCGGTATGCTACAGATATTGGCATGAGGAAGGAAGTGGAGAAGGTAGCAGTGGAAGATCTCAGTAAGTTTCTACCAAGAAAATAA
- the LOC122060028 gene encoding patellin-4-like has product MTAEVKTDETQVEEIPVSQPAQTIKFVEETSSAHVAVETAKAAEGDAADEPKTVEVEEKNTEAEAKARDGNAVAAVSKSSSFKEESNFLSDLKDYEKKALIELRSKLEEAILENKLFKKEEAKKEEKKEEEKPVEKSKEEKPAEEEAKKEEKPVEEKKEEKPVEKAEEDVKKEETKEEDKSVEESQSKETAVQAEEKPAQEEAEKDKSATEGEVDNEKPLQKAVEEKKPDVGTEETALEVDRDISLWGVPLLSSKGAEGTDVILLKFLRARDFKVNDAFEMLKNTLQWRKDLNIDLILNEDFGSDLNSVAYMNGIDREGHPVCYNIYGVFQNEEIYRTTFGTEEKRNQFLRWRFQLMEKGIQKLDFKPDGVSSLLQITDLKNTPGPSKKELRIATKQAVGLLQDNYPEFVARNIFINVPFWYYAFNAVLSPFLTQRTKSKFVFARPSMVSETLLKYISAENIPIQYGGLKRENDSEFSIEDGSVSELTVKSGGTETVEIPVPEVGTTALWDVTVLGWEVTYKEEFVPDDEGSYTVIVQKPKKISANEEPLRNSFRNNEPGKIVLTIENGSYRKKRVLFRFKTK; this is encoded by the exons ATGACGGCTGAGGTTAAGACCGACGAGACCCAAGTGGAAGAAATTCCTGTTTCTCAACCAGCACAGACCATCAAGTTTGTGGAGGAGACATCCTCCGCCCACGTAGCGGTCGAGACAGCTAAAGCTGCAGAGGGTGATGCTGCTGATGAACCCAAAACAGTAGAGGTGGAGGAGAAGAATACCGAAGCAGAGGCCAAAGCCAGAGATGGAAATGCTGTTGCTGCTGTTTCAAAGAGCTCCTCCTTCAAGGAGGAGAGCAATTTCCTCTCAGATCTTAAGGACTATGAGAAGAAGGCCTTGATCGAGTTgagatcaaagcttgaagaagcaATCCTCGAAAACAAGCTCTTTAAGAAGGAGGAGGctaaaaaggaagagaagaaagaggaggagaaaccCGTAGAGAAGAGCAAAGAGGAGAAACCTGCAGAAGAAGAGgcaaaaaaggaggagaaacccgtagaagagaagaaagaggagaaaccTGTGGAGAAAGCGGAGGAGGATGTTAAGAAGGAAGAGACGAAAGAGGAGGACAAATCTGTAGAAGAAAGCCAATCGAAGGAGACAGCAGTGCAAGCAGAAGAGAAACCTGCACAAGAAGAAGCTGAAAAGGATAAATCTGCTACAGAAGGAGAGGTTGACAATGAGAAACCACTCCAAAAAGCTGTGGAAGAGAAGAAACCTGATGTGGGTACCGAAGAAACAGCCCTAGAAGTTGATAGGGACATCTCCCTTTGGGGAGTCCCTCTCTTATCCAGCAAAGGCGCAGAAGGCACCGATGTCAtcctcttgaagttcttgagggCTCGGGATTTCAAGGTCAATGACGCCTTCGAGATGTTGAAGAACACCCTTCAATGGAGGAAGGATCTCAATATCGATTTGATATTGAATGAGGATTTCGGTTCGGATCTTAACTCGGTGGCTTACATGAATGGCATTGATCGTGAAGGACACCCTGTTTGTTACAACATTTATGGTGTCTTTCAGAATGAGGAGATTTACCGGACGACATTTGGTACTGAGGAGAAAAGGAATCAGTTCCTGAGGTGGAGGTTCCAGCTGATGGAGAAGGGCATCCAGAAGCTTGATTTCAAGCCAGATGGTGTCTCTTCCTTGCTTCAAATCACCGATCTCAAGAACACCCCCGGACCCTCAAAGAAGGAACTTCGGATTGCCACCAAGCAAGCTGTTGGGCTCCTCCAAGATAACTACCCCGAGTTCGTCGCAAGAAAT ATCTTCATCAATGTGCCTTTCTGGTACTATGCTTTCAATGCTGTGTTATCTCCTTTCTTAACCCAAAGAACCAAGAGCAAGTTTGTCTTTGCTCGCCCATCCATGGTTTCTGAAACCCTTCTCAA GTACATATCTGCTGAGAATATCCCCATCCAGTATGGTGGTCTGAAAAGGGAAAACGATTCTGAGTTCTCCATTGAAGATGGAAGTGTCTCTGAACTCACTGTCAAGAGTGGAGGAACAGAAACTGTTGAAATCCCTGTACCAGAG GTTGGTACCACTGCTCTCTGGGACGTGACTGTGTTGGGTTGGGAGGTGACTTACAAGGAGGAATTTGTCCCAGACGACGAGGGTTCTTACACTGTCATTGTTCAGAAACCAAAGAAGATCTCTGCAAATGAAGAGCCACTCCGCAACTCCTTCCGCAATAATGAACCTGGGAAAATTGTTCTCACCATTGAGAATGGATCTTACAGGAAGAAGCGAGTACTGTTCCGATTCAAGACCAAGTAG
- the LOC122058688 gene encoding phenylcoumaran benzylic ether reductase Betv6-like, which translates to MAEKSKILIIGGTGYIGKFIVEASAKSGHPTFALVRESTASDPAKAQLLESFKNSGVTLVHGDLYDHESLVKVIKQVDVVISTVGHGQIVDQVKIIAAIKEAGNVKRFFPSEFGNDVDRVHAVEPAKSAFGAKAQIRRTIEAEGIPYTYVSSNFFAGYFLPNLAQPGATAPPRDKVVILGDGNPKAVFNKEDDIGTYTIRAVDDPRTLNKILYIKPPANTLSFNELVALWEKKIGKTLEKVYVPEEQVLKNIQESPVPINVVLSICHSVFVMGDHTNFVILPSFGLEASEIYPDVKYTSVDEYLNQFV; encoded by the exons ATGGCTGAAAAGAGCAAGATTTTGATCATAGGAGGGACTGGTTACATCGGAAAATTCATCGTAGAAGCAAGCGCGAAGTCCGGCCACCCGACCTTCGCTTTAGTCAGGGAGAGCACAGCTTCTGATCCTGCCAAGGCTCAGCTCCTTGAGAGCTTCAAGAACTCTGGTGTCACTTTGGTCCAT ggagATCTTTATGATCATGAGAGCCTGGTGAAGGTGATTAAACAGGTAGATGTGGTGATCTCCACGGTGGGTCATGGACAGATAGTGGATCAGGTTAAGATCATTGCTGCCATTAAAGAAGCTGGAAATGTCAAG AGATTCTTCCCTTCAGAGTTTGGAAACGATGTCGATCGTGTCCATGCAGTTGAGCCGGCGAAGTCTGCATTCGGGGCCAAGGCTCAAATCCGGCGAACCATTGAGGCTGAAGGGATCCCTTACACTTATGTCTCCTCCAACTTCTTCGCAGGATACTTTTTGCCCAATTTGGCACAGCCTGGAGCCACAGCTCCTCCTAGAGACAAAGTTGTGATATTAGGAGATGGAAACCCTAAGG CGGTTTTCAACAAGGAGGATGACATAGGCACCTACACAATCAGAGCTGTGGATGACCCAAGGACCTTGAACAAGATCCTCTATATAAAACCTCCAGCCAACACTCTCTCCTTCAATGAGCTTGTAGCCCTCTGGGAGAAGAAGATTGGAAAAACCCTTGAGAAGGTCTATGTTCCAGAGGAGCAAGTCTTGAAAAATATCCAAG agTCTCCGGTGCCGATAAACGTCGTACTCTCGATTTGTCACTCAGTTTTTGTGATGGGTGATCATACCAACTTTGTGATCCTGCCTTCCTTTGGATTGGAGGCTTCTGAGATTTATCCTGATGTGAAATACACGAGTGTTGATGAGTACCTCAACCAGTTTGTTTAA